From the Streptomyces nodosus genome, the window GGTCGGCACGGTCGGCGGCATGGACGTACTGCGCCGGGCCGACGCGCCCGCACCGGATGTGCTGCTGGTCTCCGTCGGCGCGCTGGCCCCCATGTGCCTGGAGATCGCGGGCCTCCTCGACAAGCAGGGCATCTCCACCACCGTGGTCGACCCGCGCTGGGTCAAGCCCGTCGACGAGGCGCTCGCCCCGCTCGCCGCGCGGCACCGCGTGGTGGTCACCGTCGAGGACAACTCGCGCGTCGGCGGAGTCGGCTCCGCGATCGCCCAGGCCCTGCGGGACGCGGGTGTCGATGTGCCGCTGCGCGACTTCGGCATCCCGCCGCGCTTCCTCGACCATGCCTCCCGCAAGGAGGTCATGGCGGAGATCGGCCTGACCGCCCCGGACATCGCCCGCCAGGTGACCGGGCTCGTCGCCAAGCTGGACGGCCTGCCCGACTCCCGGCTCCGCCCGAGCGGGAAGACCCCCACCGACCGCACCAGTGCCGCGGCACGGGTCGCGGACTCGGCCGAGCCGGCGCACGACTGATACGGCACCCGCACCGTCCGGGCCGGTTTCGCCACCCTTCGAGGTGGCGAAACCGGCCCGTTCGCGTGAATCCTCCCCACTCCGGGCATAAGCACTGAATCGCCTCTCGATCATGTCGAGAGGGACGAGTGTGGGAGGTACGCCCGTGATCAGCACCCTCTTCCGGACGAAGAACGTCGAGCAGTCGATCCGGGACACCGAGGAGCCCGAGCAGGCGCTCAGTAAGACCCTCTCCGCTCTGGACCTGACCGTGTTCGGTGTCGGTGTCATCATCGGCACCGGCATCTTCGTGCTGACCGGCAAGGTCGCCAAGGAGAACGCCGGTCCCGCGGTCTCCCTGGCCTTCGTGGTCGCCGGTGTGGTCTGTGCGCTCGCCGCGCTCTGCTACGCGGAGTTCGCCTCCACGGTCCCGGTCGCCGGATCCGCGTACACCTTCTCCTACGCCACGCTCGGCGAGCTGCCCGCCTGGATCATCGGCTGGGACCTGGTCCTGGAGTTCGCGCTGGGCACGGCGGTGGTCGCGGTCGGCTGGTCCGGGTACATCCGCTCGCTGCTGGACAACGCGGGCTGGCATCTGCCGGCCTCGCTCGGCGGGCGGGACGGGGCGCACGGCTTCGGCTTCGACATCCTCGCCGCGGTGCTGGTGCTGGTGCTCACCGCGGTGCTGGTGGTCGGGGTGAAGCTCTCCGCGCGGGTGACCCAGCTGGTCGTCGCCGTCAAGGTGACCGTGGTGCTGATCGTGATCGTCGCGGGCGCCTTCTTCGTCACCGGCGCCAACTACCGGCCGTTCATCCCCCCGGCGCAGTCGGCGCAGGCGGCCGGCACCCTCAAGGCCCCGCTGATCCAGCTGATGTTCGGCTGGACGCCGTCCGACTTCGGTGTGATGGGCATCTTCACCGCCGCGTCCGTGGTGTTCTTCGCCTTCATCGGCTTCGACATCGTGGCCACCACGGCCGAGGAGACCAGGAACCCGCAGCGTGACATGCCGCGCGGCATCCTCGGCTCCCTCTTCATCTGCACCGCGCTGTATGTGGGGGTGGCCATCGTCGTCACCGGGATGCAGCACTACCGCGATCTCTCGGTGGACGCCCCGCTCGCCGACGCCTTCAAGGCCATCGGGCACCCCTGGTACGCGGGAGTGATCAGCTTCGGCGCCGCCGTCGGACTGACGAGCGTCTGTATGATCCTGCTGCTCGGCCAGACCCGGGTCTTCTTCGCGATGAGCCGTGACGGGCTGCTGCCCCGCTTCTTCTCCCGGGTCCATCCCCGGTTCAAGACCCCGCACCGCCCGACCGTCCTGCTCGGCGGCCTCATCGCCGTCGTCGCGGGTTTCACCAGCCTCAGCGAGCTGGCCGAACTAGTGAACATCGGCACGCTCTTCGCCTTCATCGTGGTCGCGATCGGCGTGGTCATCCTCCGCAGAACCCGGCCCGACCTGCCCCGCTCCTTCCGCACCCCGTTCGTCCCCGTGGTGCCGGCGCTGTCGGTGTGCGCCTCACTGTGGCTGATGCTGAATCTGCCGGCCGAGACCTGGCTGCGGTTCGCGATCTGGATGGCCATCGGATTCCTGGTGTACTTCCTCTACGGCCGCGCACACAGCCGCCTGGCTCCCCAGGAGAAGCCCGCTCCCACCGGGCCCCCTCCGCCCCCGGAGCGCAACGACGCATAGCCCCCGCACAAGTGCACCCGAGTTCGAGTCCGAAGCCCGGTCGGGGCCCGGTCCGGGTGCCCGTTCTCAGCTGCGCACCGTGCGGGGTCCCGCCACCTCGGCGCCCAAGCGGGTCACCCGGTGCCGGAGTTCGCGGTCGGCGGTGATGACGAGGCGGGGGCGGTGGGCGGCGTCGGCGACGAGTTCCACGATGCGGTCGTCCCCGCTGCCGGGCGCCGGGTCGACGCGTACCCCGGGCACGGACGGAACGCCCCGGGCCGCGCCCTCGACGACCAGAACGACGTCCAGCGGCCCCGGACGGCCGGGCAGGCCGCTCTCGGCGTACGCCACCAGACGGTCCCGCAGGCGCTCGGCGGCCCCGCGCCGGTCGCGCCACCAGCCGTCCGGCACGGAGCCGACCACGTTCGCCCCGTCCACGACGAGCAGGGGCGGGACCGGTGAGCCGCCCCCGGTCTCCGATGTGCCTTCGTTCTCGGACATGTGCCCAGCTTGGCACGGAGCCGCCGTCCCGGCCCGGTGACCCCGGGACGCCGGCACCGCGCGGTCGATGGTGGGCCCGACAGCAGGCGGGGCGGCCCGGCGTGGGACGGCAGAGGCACACCGAGGCGCGCCCCGTTCACGGGCGACGCGAAAAGGGGTGGGCCGCACGGAGAAGTCCCGTGCGGCCCACCCCTTTTCACAGTGGGTCCGTCACTCCGGGACGCTCGCCACGCCCGGCTCCAGGAACCTCTTGCCGTTCACCCGCTCGGAGACGCCCTCGCGATCCAGATACGGGGTGACGCCGCCCAGGTGGAAGGGCCAGCCCGCGCCCGTGATCAGACAGAGGTCGATGTCCTGGGCCTCGGCCACGACACCCTCCTCCAGCATCAGCCCGATCTCCTGCGCCACCGCGTCCAGCACCCGGGCCCGGACCTGCTCCTCCGTCAGGACCGTGTCGCCCTGCTTCAGCAGCGCGAGCACCTCCGGGTCCAGCTCCGGCGTGCCGCTGTCATGGACGTAGAAGCCGCGCTTGCCCGCCTCGACGACCGCCTTGAGGTTGGGGGAGACCGTGAAGCGGTCCGGGAAGGCGCCGTGCAGCGTCTCGGAGACATGCAGACCGATGGCCGGGCCGACCAGCTCCAGCAGCACCAGCGGGGACATCGGCAGGCCCAGGGGCTCCACCGCCTGCTCCGCCACCTCGACGGGGGTGCCCTCGTCGATGACGTTCTGGATCTCGCCCATGAAGCGGGTCAGGATGCGGTTGACGACGAACGCCGGGGCGTCCTTCACCAGGACCGCCGTCTTCTTCAGCTTCTTGGCGACGGCGAACGCCGTGGCCAGGGAGGCCTCGTCGGTCTTCGCACCGCGGACGATCTCCAGCAGCGGCAGTACCGCGACCGGGTTGAAGAAGTGGAAGCCGACGACCCGCTCGGGGTGCTTCAGCTGCGACGCCATCTCGGACACCGAGAGCGAGGAGGTGTTGGTGGCGAGGATCGCATGCGCCGGGGCGACCGCCTCGACCTCCGCGAACACCCGCTGCTTGACGCCGATCTCCTCGAAGACCGCCTCGATGACGAAGTCGGCGTCCGAGAAGCCCTCAGCCTTGTCCAGGACACCGGTCACCAGCGCCTTGAGCCGGTTGGCCTTGTCCTGGTTGATCCGGCCCCTGCCGAGCAGCTTGTCGATCTCGGAGTGGACATAGCCCACCCCCTTGTCCACCCGCTCCTGGTCGATGTCGGTGAGGACGACCGGGACCTCCAGACGGCGCAGGAAGAGCAGCGCCAGCTGCGAGGCCATCAGACCGGCGCCGACGACCCCGACCTTGGTGACCGGGCGGGCCAGATTCCTGTCCGGGGCGCCCGCCGGGCGTTTGCCACGCTTCTGGACCAGGTTGAAGGCGTAGATGCCGGAGCGCAGTTCACCGCCCATGATCAGGTCCGCGAGGGCCTGGTCCTCGGCGTCGTACCCCTGCTGGAGGTCGCCGTTCTTGGCCGCGGCGATGATGTCCAGGGCCCGGTAGGCGGCCGGGGCCGCGCCGTGCACCTTGCTGTCGGCGATGAAGCGGCCGCGGGCGACGGCCTGGTCCCAGGCGTCGCCGCGGTCCAGCACCGGGCGCTCGACCTCGATCTCGCCGGTGAGCACCCGCGCCGTCCAGACCAGCGACTGCTCCAGGAAGTCGGCGCCCTCGAACAGGGCGTCGGCGATGCCGAGTTCATGGACCTGCCGGCCCTTGAGCTGCCTGTTCTGGTTGAGAGAGTTCTCGATGATGACCGAGACGGCCCGGTCGGCACCGATCAGGTTGGGCAGCAGGGTGCAGCCGCCCCAGCCCGGGACCAGGCCCAGGAACACCTCGGGCAGCGAGAACGCCGGGAGCGCCCGGGAGACCGTGCGGTAGGTGCAGTGCAGGCCGATCTCGACCCCGCCGCCCATCGCCGCGCCGTTGTAGTACGTGAAGGTGGGCACGGCAAGCCCGGCGAGGCGCTTGAAGACCTCGTGGCCGCCCCTGCCGATGGCGAGCGCCTGCTCATGGGTCTTCAGCAGCTCGACGCCCTTGAGGTCGGCGCCGACGGCGAAGATGAACGGCTTGCCGGTGACACCGACGCCGACGATCTCACCGGCCGCGGCCTCCCGCTCGACCTGGTCGATCGCAAGGTCCAGGTTGGCGAGGGACTGTGGCCCGAAGGTGGTCGGCTTGGTGTGGTCGAGGCCGTTGTCCAGGGTGATCAGGGCGAACCGCCCGGCATCGAACGGCAGGTCGAAGTGGCGTACCTGCGCCTGGGTGACGACCTCGTCCGGGAACAGCTCGGCCGCGCCCTTCAACAGTTCAGCGGTGGTGCTCACTTGTCCCCCTCGAAGTGCGGGTTCTCCCAGATGACCGTCGCGCCCATGCCGAAGCCGACGCACATGGTGGTCAGTCCGTAGCGGACCTCGGGCCGCTCCTCGAACTGGCGGGCCAACTGCGTCATCAGCCGGACGCCGGAGGCGGCGAGCGGGTGGCCGTAGGCGATGGCGCCGCCGTACCGGTTGACGCGCTCGTCGTCGTCCGCGATGCCGTAGTGGTCGAGGAAGGCCAGGACCTGGACCGCGAAGGCCTCGTTGATCTCGAACAGGCCGATGTCGGAGATGGCAAGGCCCGCCTTGGCGAGGGCCTTCTCGGTGGCCGGGATCGGGCCGTACCCCATGACCTCCGGCTCGACGCCCGCGAAGGCGTACGACACCAGGCGCATCTTGACCGGCAGGCCGTTCTCGCGGGCGAACTCCTCGCTCGCGATGATCGAGGCGGTGGCGCCGTCGTTGAGCCCCGCGGCGTTGCCCGCGGTGACCCGGCCGTGGACGCGGAACGGCGTCTTGAGGCCCGCCAGGTTCTCCAGGGTGGTGCCCGGACGCATCGGCTCGTCCGCCGTGACCAGGCCCCAGCCGGTCTCGCCGCCGGCCGGGTCGGTGCGGCGCACCGAGATCGGCACCAGGTCCTGCTGGATCGTGCCGTCGGCGTACGCCTTGGCGGCCTTCTCCTGCGAGCGCACGGCGTATTCGTCGGCGCGCACCTTGGTGAGGTGCGGGAAGCGGTCGTGCAGGTTCTCCGCGGTCATGCCCATGAAGAGGGCGGACTCGTCGACCAGCTTCTCGCTCACGAAGCGGGGGTTCGGGTCCACGCCCTCGCCCATGGGGTGGCGGCCCATGTGCTCGACACCGCCCGCGATCACGACGTCGTAGGCGCCGAAGGCGATGGAGCCCGCCGTGGTCGTCACGGCCGTCAGCGCGCCGGCGCACATCCGGTCGATGGAGTAGCCGGGGACGGACTGGGGGAGACCGGCGAGGATGCCCGCGGTACGCCCGAGGGTCAGGCCCTGGTCGCCGATCTGCGTGGTCGCGGCGACGGCGACCTCGTCGACCTTCTTCGGGTCGAGGCCCGGGTTGCGGCGCAGCAGCTCCCGGATCGCCTTCACGACCAGGTCGTCCGCGCGGGTCTCGTGGTAGATGCCCTTCGGGCCCGCCTTGCCGAACGGGGTACGGACGCCGTCGACGAAGACGACGTCCCTGACGGTACGAGGCACGATGGCTCTCCTCCAGGGTGCGGAACGGCACTGCTGCGACGCGCTGAGCACGCGCTCAGTCCCATGCTACTCGTGGGTAACCAAGCTGCCCAGTCCTGCTGGTCCAAGCGGTGAAGGTCACATCCCCGGCGCGGACACGGGGGTAGGGCGGGCCGAGGTGAGTCGTACGGGGGCGTGGATGAGGAGCCCGGGAAGATGTGACCGGAACAGAATGCTCCGGGAGCCGCGCCGGGTGCGCCGGGGACGCCCACGAATGGGCGCAGCCCTTCGGGCGGGTCCGGCCTTTCGCCGGGCCCGCCCGGGTGGGAGAGCGGGGTCGAGGGCGTACCGCGGAAGAGCGGGTGGTCCCTCAGGCCTTGGTGGTGAGTGCGAGGGTCAGGACGGGGGTCACCTGTTCGATCTGCCAGGGCCGGGCCCCGTACCCGGCGAGCGCGGCGGCCACCGACTCCGGGTCGATCGGCTGCGGCGGTTCCCAGCACACCCGCCGCACGGTGTCGGGGGAGATCAGGTTCTCCTGCGGCATGTTCAGCTCCTCGGCGAGCTCCGACACCGCGGCCCGCGCCGCGGACAGCCGGGCCGCGGCCGACGGGTCCTTGTCGGCCCAGGCCCGCGGGGGCGGAGGCCCGGTCACCGGCTGCCCCGGCTGCGGCAGCGCGGACTCGGACAGCGCCCTGGCGCGGTCGATCGCCGCCTGCCACTGCTCCAGCTGGCGCCGCCCCGTGCGGCTGCCGAAGCCGTTCAGCGAGGCGAGGGCGTGCACATTCGGCGGGATGGCCAGCGCGGCCTCGATGATCGCCGCGTCCCCGAGTACCTTGCCCGGCGAGACGTCCCGGCGCTGCGCGATCCGGTCCCGGGTCTGCCACAGCTCCCGGACGACCGCCATCTGCCGACGGCGGCGCACCTTGTGCATACCGGACGTACGGCGCCAGGGGTCCTTGCGCGGCTCCGCCGGCGGGGCGGAGGCGATCGCGTCGAACTCCTGGAGCGCCCACTCCAGCTTGCCCTGCCGGTCCAGCTCCTTCTCCAGGGCGTCGCGCAGATCGACCAGGAGCTCCACGTCGAGGGCGGCATAGCGCAGCCAGGGCTCGGGCAGCGGGCGCGTCGACCAGTCGACGGCGGAGTGTCCCTTCTCCAGGACGAAGCCGAGGACGTTCTCCACCATGGCGCCGAGCCCGACCCGCGGGAATCCGGCGAGCCGTCCTGCCAGCTCGGTGTCGAACAGACGGGTGGGCACCATGCCTATTTCCCGCAGACACGGCAGGTCCTGGGTGGCGGCGTGGAGCACCCACTCGACACCGGAGAGCTCCTGGCCCAGGCCGGCGAGACCCGGGCAGGCGATGGGGTCGATCAGCGCGGAGCCCGCGCCCTCGCGGCGCAGCTGGACCAGATAGGCGCGCTGGCCGTACCGGTAGCCGGAGGCGCGCTCGGCGTCGACGGCGACGGGTCCCGAGCCGGCCGCGAAGGCGGCGACCACCTCGGCGAGCGAGTCCTCGTCGGTGATCACCGGCGGGATGCCGTCGCGCGGTTCGAGCAAAGGGATCGGCGCCTCTTCGACGTCGTCCGGAGGGGCGCCTCCGGTGGTTCGCAGTGGACTGTCTGCTGCGGTCTCTTGGGCGTCGGTCACGTGTCAAGGGTATCCGTGTATGGACTGCGCCCGTCGACGGAACGTTCCGTCGACGGGCGGTGAAGGGTCGTAAACCAGTCATGTGTCACACGTGTGGGTGAGGAACTTCTGCGAGTCCGCCCCCACGTGGACGCGGGTCGTGCCGGCGGTGGTCTTTTCGGGCCCGGTCGGGGGCGGCTCGGTGCGGACGCGCGGCGGCAGGACGGTCGGCGGCGGGGTCAGTGGATGATGCCGGTGCGCAGGGCGACCGCGACCATGCCGGCGCGGTCCCCGGTGCCCAGCTTGCGGGCGATGCGGGCGAGGTGACTCTTGACGGTCAGTGCGGACAGGCCCATGGAGACACCGATGGCCTTGTTCGACTGGCCCTCGGCCACCAGACGCAGCACCTCCACCTCGCGGCCGGACAGCTCGCGATAGCCGCCCGGGTGGCTCGGAGCACCCGGGGGGCGGCGGTGCAGGCGTGCGGCGGCGGCGCCGATGGGGGCGGCACCGGGGCGGGTGGGGAGCCCGATGTTGGTGCGCGTGCCGGTGACGACATAGCCCTTCACCCCGCCCGCCAGGGCGTTGCGGACGGCGCCGATGTCGTCGGCGGCGGACAGGGCGAGGCCGTTGGGCCAGCCTGCGGCGCGGGTCTCCGAGAGGAGGGTGAGGCCCGAGCCGTCGGGGAGGTGGACATCGGCGACACAGATGTCGCGGGGGTTGCCGATACGGGGGCGGG encodes:
- a CDS encoding amino acid permease, whose protein sequence is MISTLFRTKNVEQSIRDTEEPEQALSKTLSALDLTVFGVGVIIGTGIFVLTGKVAKENAGPAVSLAFVVAGVVCALAALCYAEFASTVPVAGSAYTFSYATLGELPAWIIGWDLVLEFALGTAVVAVGWSGYIRSLLDNAGWHLPASLGGRDGAHGFGFDILAAVLVLVLTAVLVVGVKLSARVTQLVVAVKVTVVLIVIVAGAFFVTGANYRPFIPPAQSAQAAGTLKAPLIQLMFGWTPSDFGVMGIFTAASVVFFAFIGFDIVATTAEETRNPQRDMPRGILGSLFICTALYVGVAIVVTGMQHYRDLSVDAPLADAFKAIGHPWYAGVISFGAAVGLTSVCMILLLGQTRVFFAMSRDGLLPRFFSRVHPRFKTPHRPTVLLGGLIAVVAGFTSLSELAELVNIGTLFAFIVVAIGVVILRRTRPDLPRSFRTPFVPVVPALSVCASLWLMLNLPAETWLRFAIWMAIGFLVYFLYGRAHSRLAPQEKPAPTGPPPPPERNDA
- a CDS encoding PIN domain-containing protein: MSENEGTSETGGGSPVPPLLVVDGANVVGSVPDGWWRDRRGAAERLRDRLVAYAESGLPGRPGPLDVVLVVEGAARGVPSVPGVRVDPAPGSGDDRIVELVADAAHRPRLVITADRELRHRVTRLGAEVAGPRTVRS
- a CDS encoding 3-hydroxyacyl-CoA dehydrogenase NAD-binding domain-containing protein yields the protein MSTTAELLKGAAELFPDEVVTQAQVRHFDLPFDAGRFALITLDNGLDHTKPTTFGPQSLANLDLAIDQVEREAAAGEIVGVGVTGKPFIFAVGADLKGVELLKTHEQALAIGRGGHEVFKRLAGLAVPTFTYYNGAAMGGGVEIGLHCTYRTVSRALPAFSLPEVFLGLVPGWGGCTLLPNLIGADRAVSVIIENSLNQNRQLKGRQVHELGIADALFEGADFLEQSLVWTARVLTGEIEVERPVLDRGDAWDQAVARGRFIADSKVHGAAPAAYRALDIIAAAKNGDLQQGYDAEDQALADLIMGGELRSGIYAFNLVQKRGKRPAGAPDRNLARPVTKVGVVGAGLMASQLALLFLRRLEVPVVLTDIDQERVDKGVGYVHSEIDKLLGRGRINQDKANRLKALVTGVLDKAEGFSDADFVIEAVFEEIGVKQRVFAEVEAVAPAHAILATNTSSLSVSEMASQLKHPERVVGFHFFNPVAVLPLLEIVRGAKTDEASLATAFAVAKKLKKTAVLVKDAPAFVVNRILTRFMGEIQNVIDEGTPVEVAEQAVEPLGLPMSPLVLLELVGPAIGLHVSETLHGAFPDRFTVSPNLKAVVEAGKRGFYVHDSGTPELDPEVLALLKQGDTVLTEEQVRARVLDAVAQEIGLMLEEGVVAEAQDIDLCLITGAGWPFHLGGVTPYLDREGVSERVNGKRFLEPGVASVPE
- a CDS encoding thiolase family protein, producing the protein MPRTVRDVVFVDGVRTPFGKAGPKGIYHETRADDLVVKAIRELLRRNPGLDPKKVDEVAVAATTQIGDQGLTLGRTAGILAGLPQSVPGYSIDRMCAGALTAVTTTAGSIAFGAYDVVIAGGVEHMGRHPMGEGVDPNPRFVSEKLVDESALFMGMTAENLHDRFPHLTKVRADEYAVRSQEKAAKAYADGTIQQDLVPISVRRTDPAGGETGWGLVTADEPMRPGTTLENLAGLKTPFRVHGRVTAGNAAGLNDGATASIIASEEFARENGLPVKMRLVSYAFAGVEPEVMGYGPIPATEKALAKAGLAISDIGLFEINEAFAVQVLAFLDHYGIADDDERVNRYGGAIAYGHPLAASGVRLMTQLARQFEERPEVRYGLTTMCVGFGMGATVIWENPHFEGDK
- a CDS encoding HRDC domain-containing protein, whose product is MTDAQETAADSPLRTTGGAPPDDVEEAPIPLLEPRDGIPPVITDEDSLAEVVAAFAAGSGPVAVDAERASGYRYGQRAYLVQLRREGAGSALIDPIACPGLAGLGQELSGVEWVLHAATQDLPCLREIGMVPTRLFDTELAGRLAGFPRVGLGAMVENVLGFVLEKGHSAVDWSTRPLPEPWLRYAALDVELLVDLRDALEKELDRQGKLEWALQEFDAIASAPPAEPRKDPWRRTSGMHKVRRRRQMAVVRELWQTRDRIAQRRDVSPGKVLGDAAIIEAALAIPPNVHALASLNGFGSRTGRRQLEQWQAAIDRARALSESALPQPGQPVTGPPPPRAWADKDPSAAARLSAARAAVSELAEELNMPQENLISPDTVRRVCWEPPQPIDPESVAAALAGYGARPWQIEQVTPVLTLALTTKA
- a CDS encoding response regulator transcription factor: MSVLLEQPASLVAYRPNKPTAMVVVADPRVRSTVTRHLWALGVRDVIEASSIAEARPRIGNPRDICVADVHLPDGSGLTLLSETRAAGWPNGLALSAADDIGAVRNALAGGVKGYVVTGTRTNIGLPTRPGAAPIGAAAARLHRRPPGAPSHPGGYRELSGREVEVLRLVAEGQSNKAIGVSMGLSALTVKSHLARIARKLGTGDRAGMVAVALRTGIIH